A single genomic interval of Alcaligenes sp. SDU_A2 harbors:
- a CDS encoding UvrD-helicase domain-containing protein yields MSSPLPTPGHTVPTDLNAMQRQAVLYMDGPCLVLAGAGSGKTRVITQKIAYLLRECGYSGRQVVALTFTNKAAREMNERIRALVDPKLLRGLTVSTFHSLGLRMLREEAQHVGLKPRFSILDANDALAIIQELLATTDKGRLKSVQQEISLWKNALMGPDQAEQAANSPSQIEAARIYRSYAATLIAYQSVDFDDLIRLPAQLMEENPEVRERWQHRVQYLLVDEYQDTNLCQYRLVRSLTGQRSMFTVVGDDDQAIYAWRGATVENLAQLPVDYPALRVIKLEQNYRSVQRILQAANNVIGNNPVVFGKKLWSDLGYGEPIQVSAADDEQGEAESVAIRLSAERFERQAQWRDFAILYRGNHQARVFEQALRNLRIPYTISGGQSFFDKAEVRDILSYLRLIANEDDDPAFIRAATTPRRGIGQATLQVLGQFAAEQKLSLFAAVPQIALTDRLPERQLEPLQVFVQFIGRIQQRADRVDSDLDGHDTAVSELLGELLRAIDYERYLYDMFDERPAQNRWENVLELITWLKSKALDDQLSLNDLVQRVALITMLERGDDEEPDAVKLSTLHASKGLEYPHVFLVGVEEGLLPHIGRDDEDIAPEREAEVLAQRIQEERRLMYVGITRAQRSLRLTWCKKRRRARENLVRERSRFVDEMKIEDPAAQEDPAQAALSPKQRLDMLKNLLNKA; encoded by the coding sequence ATGTCCTCCCCTTTGCCTACGCCCGGACACACTGTACCTACCGATCTGAACGCCATGCAGCGCCAGGCGGTGCTGTATATGGATGGGCCTTGCCTCGTGTTGGCGGGCGCAGGCAGCGGAAAGACACGGGTCATCACCCAGAAAATCGCTTATCTTTTACGCGAATGTGGTTACAGCGGCCGGCAGGTCGTCGCACTGACCTTTACCAACAAGGCGGCGCGCGAAATGAACGAACGCATCCGCGCACTGGTTGATCCCAAGCTGCTGCGTGGCCTGACGGTCAGCACCTTCCATTCCCTGGGCCTGCGCATGCTGCGCGAGGAAGCCCAGCATGTGGGCCTGAAACCCCGTTTTTCTATTCTGGACGCTAACGATGCCCTGGCCATCATCCAGGAGTTGCTGGCCACGACCGACAAGGGCCGTCTGAAGTCTGTGCAGCAGGAAATATCGTTGTGGAAAAATGCCTTGATGGGACCGGATCAGGCCGAGCAGGCGGCCAATTCGCCCAGCCAGATCGAGGCTGCGCGTATCTATCGAAGCTATGCCGCCACCTTGATCGCTTATCAGTCGGTGGACTTCGACGACCTGATTCGTCTGCCCGCCCAGTTAATGGAAGAAAACCCAGAGGTGCGCGAACGCTGGCAGCATCGGGTGCAGTACCTGTTGGTGGACGAGTATCAGGACACCAATTTGTGCCAGTACCGGTTGGTGCGCAGCCTGACCGGTCAGCGTTCCATGTTTACGGTCGTGGGCGACGATGACCAGGCCATCTATGCCTGGCGCGGTGCAACCGTCGAAAATCTGGCGCAGTTGCCGGTGGATTATCCGGCGCTGCGCGTCATCAAGTTGGAACAGAACTACCGCTCCGTGCAGCGCATCTTGCAGGCCGCCAATAATGTCATTGGCAATAACCCCGTGGTGTTCGGCAAGAAACTCTGGTCGGACCTGGGCTATGGCGAACCCATACAGGTCAGCGCCGCCGACGACGAACAGGGCGAGGCTGAATCGGTGGCCATACGCTTGTCGGCCGAGCGTTTCGAGCGGCAGGCACAATGGCGCGACTTTGCCATTCTGTATCGCGGCAATCATCAGGCGCGTGTGTTCGAGCAGGCACTGCGCAATCTGCGCATCCCGTATACGATTTCGGGGGGGCAAAGCTTTTTCGACAAGGCCGAGGTGCGCGATATCCTGTCTTACTTGCGCCTGATCGCCAACGAGGACGATGACCCGGCTTTTATCCGTGCAGCCACGACGCCTCGGCGGGGCATAGGTCAGGCCACCTTGCAGGTTCTGGGGCAGTTTGCTGCCGAACAGAAACTGTCCTTGTTCGCAGCGGTGCCCCAGATTGCCTTGACCGATCGTTTGCCCGAACGCCAGCTCGAACCTTTGCAAGTTTTTGTTCAGTTCATTGGGCGTATTCAGCAGCGGGCCGATCGGGTAGACAGCGACCTGGACGGGCACGATACCGCCGTCAGCGAACTGTTGGGCGAGCTCTTGCGTGCGATTGATTACGAGCGCTATCTGTACGATATGTTTGACGAGCGTCCCGCCCAGAATCGCTGGGAGAACGTGCTGGAGCTGATTACCTGGCTCAAGTCCAAAGCGTTGGACGATCAGCTCAGCCTGAATGATCTGGTACAGCGCGTGGCTTTGATCACTATGCTCGAGCGTGGCGATGACGAGGAACCGGATGCGGTCAAGCTATCCACCTTGCATGCGTCCAAGGGGTTGGAATACCCCCATGTGTTTTTGGTCGGTGTCGAGGAAGGGCTGTTGCCGCATATCGGGCGTGACGACGAGGACATCGCGCCCGAGCGTGAAGCGGAAGTTCTGGCACAGCGCATTCAGGAAGAACGCCGCCTGATGTATGTCGGTATTACGCGGGCGCAGCGCAGTTTGCGTCTGACCTGGTGCAAGAAACGTCGCCGCGCACGCGAAAACCTGGTGCGCGAACGCTCCCGCTTTGTGGATGAAATGAAGATCGAGGACCCCGCTGCCCAGGAAGACCCTGCGCAGGCGGCGCTCAGTCCAAAACAGCGTCTGGATATGCTCAAGAACCTGCTGAACAAGGCCTGA
- a CDS encoding glutamate synthase subunit beta has protein sequence MGKTTGFLEYQRLQEAVEAPLTRVKHWKEFVQVLDDQQAGVQAARCMDCGIPFCHNGCPVNNIIPDWNDLVYRQQWKQALDVLHSTNNFPEITGRICPAPCEAACTLNIDRAPVGIKSIEHAIIDKGWENGWVVPQPPSQKTGKRVAIVGSGPAGLACAQQLARVGHQVTVFDKSDRIGGLMRYGIPDFKLDKHLLDRRIAQMEAEGVEFRPSTYIGRADDAAAREPGLTVLSAAELDQQFDAIVLAGGAETPRLLDAPGSELGGVHPAMDFLRIQNKQVAGDRGKPAISAKDKHVIVIGGGDTGSDCVGTSNRQGAKSVTQFELMPRPPEQEDTALIWPYWPVKLRTSSSHEEGCERDWAISTVGLEGKNGQVQQLHAVRVQWQTDPATGRMSMTPIEGSQATFPADLVLLAMGFVAPVRQVLDAFELQADGRGNVAANTEDYQTGRNKVFAAGDMRRGQSLIVWAIREGRQCARSVDQFLMGSSTLPR, from the coding sequence ATGGGAAAGACCACTGGATTTCTTGAATACCAACGCTTGCAGGAAGCGGTCGAAGCGCCTCTGACGCGGGTCAAGCACTGGAAGGAGTTCGTCCAGGTTCTGGACGACCAGCAGGCCGGCGTGCAGGCGGCACGCTGCATGGACTGCGGCATCCCCTTCTGCCACAACGGCTGCCCGGTCAACAACATCATTCCGGACTGGAACGATCTGGTCTACCGGCAGCAATGGAAGCAAGCCTTGGATGTGCTGCATTCGACCAACAATTTCCCCGAAATTACCGGCCGCATCTGCCCCGCCCCCTGCGAGGCCGCCTGTACGCTCAATATCGACCGTGCGCCTGTAGGCATCAAGTCCATCGAACACGCCATCATCGACAAAGGCTGGGAAAACGGCTGGGTCGTACCCCAGCCGCCCAGCCAGAAAACCGGCAAGCGCGTAGCCATCGTCGGTTCGGGGCCGGCAGGGCTGGCCTGCGCCCAGCAACTGGCGCGCGTCGGCCATCAGGTAACCGTCTTTGATAAAAGCGACCGTATCGGCGGCCTGATGCGCTACGGCATTCCCGACTTCAAGCTGGACAAGCACCTGCTGGATCGTCGCATCGCACAGATGGAAGCCGAAGGCGTGGAATTTCGTCCATCCACTTATATTGGCCGCGCCGACGATGCCGCCGCCCGCGAACCCGGCTTGACGGTGCTGTCTGCTGCCGAGCTGGACCAGCAATTTGACGCCATCGTCCTGGCTGGCGGTGCCGAAACCCCTCGCCTGCTCGATGCGCCCGGCAGCGAACTGGGCGGCGTACATCCGGCAATGGACTTTTTGCGCATCCAGAACAAGCAAGTGGCAGGCGACCGCGGCAAACCCGCCATCAGCGCCAAGGACAAACACGTGATTGTGATCGGCGGCGGCGACACTGGTTCGGACTGCGTGGGCACCAGCAACCGCCAGGGAGCCAAATCGGTCACTCAGTTCGAGCTGATGCCCCGCCCACCCGAACAGGAAGACACCGCGCTGATCTGGCCCTACTGGCCGGTCAAGCTGCGCACATCCTCCTCGCACGAGGAAGGCTGTGAGCGCGACTGGGCCATCAGCACAGTGGGGCTGGAGGGCAAAAACGGGCAAGTCCAGCAATTGCACGCCGTCCGTGTGCAATGGCAAACAGACCCTGCCACCGGCCGCATGAGCATGACACCGATCGAAGGTTCGCAAGCCACCTTCCCCGCTGATCTGGTGTTGCTGGCCATGGGCTTTGTCGCCCCCGTTCGCCAGGTACTGGACGCCTTCGAGCTACAGGCCGACGGACGCGGCAACGTGGCGGCCAATACCGAGGACTACCAGACCGGTCGCAACAAAGTCTTTGCCGCCGGCGATATGCGGCGCGGCCAATCCCTGATCGTCTGGGCTATACGCGAAGGACGTCAGTGCGCCCGCTCCGTAGACCAGTTCCTGATGGGCAGCTCCACCCTGCCGCGCTGA